One genomic segment of Marinitoga piezophila KA3 includes these proteins:
- a CDS encoding ABC transporter ATP-binding protein, which yields MIEVKGIKKSFKEKEVLKGVDFDVKEGEKFVILGENGAGKSTLFYILTKVYNPDEGEIKIKEGKYLLGFVEEPQFIKTMNAYENMKYISSSIYKKVTKEEMDKYLKITGIQQHAKKKVGKYSTGMKKRLAVSLLLMIDPDIYIFDEPTEGLDPIERKNFMKLMEELKERGKGIIISTHVLSEAKEMADRVGILYDGKIQKIMSREDFDKQNEYIIDAEAKRYPEWLEYRIEDGKAIIKSDNIMETLEKLKQEGIKIKDIEKNTSILEKTFIKISSGDGKND from the coding sequence ATGATAGAAGTAAAAGGGATAAAAAAGAGCTTCAAAGAAAAAGAAGTATTAAAAGGCGTGGATTTTGACGTAAAAGAAGGGGAAAAGTTTGTAATATTAGGGGAAAATGGAGCAGGGAAATCCACACTGTTTTATATATTAACAAAAGTATATAATCCCGATGAAGGAGAAATAAAAATAAAAGAAGGGAAATATTTATTGGGCTTCGTAGAAGAACCACAGTTTATAAAAACCATGAATGCGTATGAAAATATGAAATATATTAGCTCGAGCATATATAAGAAAGTCACAAAAGAAGAAATGGATAAATATTTAAAAATAACAGGAATACAGCAACATGCAAAGAAAAAAGTAGGTAAATATTCCACGGGAATGAAAAAAAGACTGGCAGTATCGTTATTATTAATGATAGATCCGGATATATACATATTCGACGAACCAACAGAAGGACTGGATCCAATAGAAAGAAAAAACTTCATGAAATTAATGGAAGAATTAAAAGAAAGAGGAAAAGGGATAATAATAAGCACACACGTATTATCAGAAGCAAAAGAAATGGCTGATAGAGTGGGAATATTATACGATGGAAAAATACAGAAAATAATGTCAAGAGAAGACTTTGATAAACAGAATGAATATATAATAGACGCAGAGGCAAAAAGATATCCAGAATGGCTGGAATACCGAATAGAAGATGGAAAAGCGATAATAAAAAGCGACAACATAATGGAAACGCTGGAAAAATTAAAACAGGAAGGGATAAAAATAAAAGACATAGAAAAAAACACATCAATACTGGAAAAAACATTCATAAAAATATCCTCGGGAGATGGGAAAAATGATTAA
- a CDS encoding ABC transporter permease yields the protein MIKAELQKIKKDKFFLSSLIIYYFFSTIKAKGIVYLIARSYYGQPEMSYIAAKYFGGMWNFLGLIQLITIIFGIKVLHETTESRLYTYIFMKNSRLKFYSKKAISLLWITTIYSIYNLIIFSYYYITIIGKPEIKDLIMTIVIYINYEIAILFTAILGMMIYTIVKNNLFSIMVSLFVIYTYFLLPRYNKIYHPLNYVYLMTKKLISSKGIEFVIYVGLWRIIIPMAITMLIFTIGYRFFRKYEPKY from the coding sequence ATGATTAAAGCAGAACTACAAAAAATAAAAAAAGACAAATTCTTTCTATCATCGCTAATAATATATTACTTCTTCTCAACAATAAAAGCCAAAGGAATAGTATATCTAATAGCAAGATCATATTATGGGCAACCAGAAATGTCATATATAGCAGCAAAATACTTTGGAGGCATGTGGAACTTCTTAGGATTAATACAGCTAATAACAATAATATTTGGAATAAAAGTATTGCATGAAACAACAGAAAGCAGATTATACACATACATATTCATGAAAAACAGCAGATTAAAATTCTACAGCAAAAAAGCCATATCGTTACTGTGGATAACAACAATATACAGTATATATAACCTGATAATTTTCAGCTACTATTATATAACAATAATAGGAAAACCGGAAATAAAAGATTTAATAATGACAATAGTAATATATATAAACTATGAAATAGCGATACTATTTACAGCAATACTGGGAATGATGATATATACAATAGTAAAAAACAACCTATTCTCAATAATGGTATCGTTATTTGTAATATACACATATTTCCTATTGCCAAGATACAACAAAATATATCATCCATTAAACTACGTATATTTAATGACAAAAAAATTAATAAGCTCAAAAGGGATAGAGTTTGTAATATACGTGGGATTGTGGAGAATAATAATACCAATGGCAATCACAATGTTAATATTCACAATAGGATATAGATTCTTCAGGAAATATGAACCAAAGTATTGA
- a CDS encoding dipeptidase: MNTDNYLIIDAHFDLLTYVTERRKEGKKQVIMNRFYDDFKKGKVNIIVSSLFISEKYIPEMALRNALDQIASLHYEIEESEGKIMLCRNMKDIQYAIDNQKLGILLSFEGLDPIGNDLYLLKVFYELGVRFAGLVWSRRNYVADGAFFSEVETGTEGGLSSFGVKIVKEAERLGMLIDVSHLNDSGFWDVIKFTTKPIIASHSNVRKLFNSKRNLTDEQIKAIANNSGVIGINANGMFVTDNNSENNINGLIKHIDYIANLVGVEHVGFGFDLCDMFRDEQVDSLNTHKEIPVLIEKLKEHGYTETEIKKITGENFLRVYKSIL; this comes from the coding sequence TCTTATTATCGATGCACATTTTGATTTACTTACATATGTAACTGAGAGAAGGAAAGAAGGAAAAAAACAGGTAATAATGAATAGATTTTATGATGATTTTAAAAAAGGAAAGGTTAATATTATAGTGTCTTCATTATTTATTTCAGAAAAATACATTCCAGAAATGGCATTGAGAAACGCTTTGGACCAAATAGCATCTTTACATTATGAAATTGAGGAATCTGAAGGAAAAATAATGCTATGCAGAAATATGAAGGATATTCAATACGCAATTGATAATCAAAAGCTTGGAATATTACTTTCATTCGAAGGTTTAGATCCCATTGGAAATGATTTATATTTATTAAAAGTGTTCTATGAATTAGGAGTAAGATTTGCTGGTTTAGTCTGGAGTCGAAGAAATTACGTTGCAGATGGTGCTTTTTTCTCTGAAGTAGAAACTGGTACAGAAGGAGGATTAAGCAGTTTTGGAGTTAAAATTGTGAAAGAGGCAGAACGATTGGGAATGTTGATTGATGTAAGTCATTTAAACGATAGTGGCTTTTGGGATGTAATTAAATTTACTACAAAACCTATTATTGCATCACACTCCAATGTCAGAAAACTTTTTAATTCAAAAAGAAATTTAACAGATGAACAAATAAAGGCTATTGCAAATAACAGTGGAGTAATTGGAATAAATGCAAATGGTATGTTTGTAACAGATAATAACTCTGAAAATAATATTAATGGCTTAATTAAGCATATAGATTACATTGCAAACCTTGTAGGAGTAGAACATGTGGGATTTGGTTTTGATTTATGTGATATGTTTAGAGATGAGCAAGTAGATTCTTTAAACACTCATAAAGAAATACCTGTATTAATTGAGAAATTAAAAGAACATGGATATACTGAAACCGAAATAAAGAAAATAACAGGTGAGAATTTCTTACGTGTATATAAATCTATTTTATAA